In Microbulbifer celer, a single window of DNA contains:
- a CDS encoding DUF1853 family protein, giving the protein MTDRRLSSAPLPKAIPDHWQNLLWSLVSPDISADTRLPWLPASRRKHLGDFFQQPRTRATLEPELVARLEQKRSHRLGIYFENLWAFAFHHHPDYRLLARNLPIRNAGKTLGELDFVVEYLPDNVTEHWELAVKFYLQVGDCWVGPGQRDRLDIKLARMADHQIPIARCAEAESTLAAQNVQLDRQWTLMPGRLFTPLDSTTPSEPGFWWADCTQFQRHFSASPLSLLHLPKQAWLASCDLAYPSRTLPVPLPIHQFNPETLRSSLDGRGPLYIAVTGDTGEVSRGFLVPDHWLQSATITLPPE; this is encoded by the coding sequence ATGACTGACCGCCGTTTATCCAGCGCCCCCCTTCCCAAGGCGATTCCCGACCACTGGCAGAACCTGCTGTGGTCACTGGTATCACCAGACATTTCCGCCGACACCAGGCTCCCCTGGCTGCCGGCATCCCGCCGCAAGCACCTGGGCGACTTTTTCCAGCAACCGCGCACTCGCGCCACTCTGGAACCGGAGCTGGTTGCGCGACTGGAGCAAAAACGCAGCCATCGCCTTGGTATCTACTTTGAAAATCTGTGGGCCTTCGCTTTCCACCATCATCCCGACTATCGCTTACTGGCCCGAAACCTGCCGATCCGCAATGCCGGTAAAACACTGGGCGAACTGGACTTTGTGGTCGAGTACCTGCCCGACAACGTCACAGAGCACTGGGAGTTGGCGGTAAAGTTTTATTTGCAGGTGGGAGACTGCTGGGTAGGTCCCGGCCAACGGGACCGCCTGGATATCAAACTGGCCCGTATGGCGGACCACCAGATTCCCATTGCACGCTGCGCAGAAGCAGAGTCCACGCTGGCTGCGCAGAATGTTCAACTGGATCGCCAGTGGACCCTGATGCCGGGACGGCTGTTCACCCCGTTAGACTCCACCACGCCATCAGAACCCGGATTCTGGTGGGCAGATTGCACACAGTTTCAACGGCACTTTTCCGCCTCCCCCCTTTCATTGCTGCACCTGCCCAAGCAGGCCTGGCTCGCGTCTTGCGATCTGGCATATCCGTCTCGGACACTGCCAGTACCCCTGCCAATTCATCAATTCAACCCGGAAACACTGCGCAGCTCTCTGGATGGCCGCGGCCCGCTGTACATCGCCGTCACCGGTGACACAGGCGAGGTCAGCCGCGGCTTTCTGGTGCCCGACCACTGGCTGCAGAGCGCCACAATCACCCTGCCCCCGGAATAA
- a CDS encoding autotransporter family protein, with protein MSASVFADCTPGNTGTAGPDQILCDNDNDPNGADVSSLGGDDVLDLNGGTIGTLDSGSGRDTINLNGSLVENNLLTGDGDDTVIISNRDSEVGTYFSGGLDTGAGNDRIEISDGLIFRLDAGDGDDSLLLDEGYIFFETNMGAGDDTFYWDEGVIEHFIGGTGSDEVVIDAFAYEGEAILDGGDDLTADDGYIDTLKFILDHEIDGQLLRNWERIIVQGSSKIDFFGSLDVGGGRASDGQQLGLDIWFGGVVEFVPRTFNIRGDVINAGTLWLNDNRINQVNIASHDSGRFGNYTGRNGRLWMETTFGDDSSPSDLLTIAGDAAGTTFVRIYNLDGDGGETHGDGIKVIDIAGKSPANAFILDGDYMGYDGRPATVGGAYGYTLHHGGLDNPDDGNWYLRSTLPDPFGGGEKRIPRWQPGAVLYETYAQAIRLMSQPESLRQRVGNRFWAGSSHNDRGECCYTNAVEKTIDGGGLWLRTRGHYYDVEPEHSTANAKWQQDFGLVQIGSDFSVDPAVYGGRLIFGVSARYGYGNTELDSFFGHGKIRTDNWGVGSSLTWYGHQGTYADLQMQFNWFDSELYSHELYYLGHGNDAVAFSFSAEAGHSIKLCDYYSLTPQVQLTFNAEEIDDNYDQYGVFMKDTKNRGGSARFGLAFEQRASRRKSFANMYGVLPLERIGLYAIANAHYYFDDETEVKVSHTPLYQARDDWWGQLGVGVTYDECGDRCSFYAEADYSTSLSNFGDSYGASLTVGFRFKW; from the coding sequence TTGTCAGCAAGCGTATTTGCGGACTGTACCCCCGGTAATACCGGTACCGCCGGACCCGACCAGATTCTTTGCGATAATGACAATGACCCCAATGGTGCCGATGTATCGAGTCTCGGCGGTGACGATGTCCTGGACCTGAATGGCGGCACCATCGGCACCCTTGATAGCGGCAGTGGCAGAGATACCATCAACCTGAATGGCAGTCTGGTTGAAAACAATCTGTTGACCGGTGACGGCGACGATACCGTCATCATTTCCAACCGCGATTCGGAAGTGGGCACCTACTTTTCCGGCGGTCTGGATACCGGTGCCGGCAATGATCGTATCGAAATCTCTGATGGACTGATATTCAGACTTGATGCCGGCGACGGTGACGACAGCCTGCTGCTGGATGAAGGGTATATCTTTTTCGAAACAAACATGGGCGCCGGCGACGACACGTTTTACTGGGATGAAGGTGTCATTGAACACTTTATCGGCGGTACCGGTTCCGATGAAGTAGTCATTGATGCGTTCGCTTACGAAGGCGAAGCCATTCTGGATGGCGGCGACGACCTGACCGCTGATGACGGTTATATCGATACCCTCAAGTTTATTCTCGACCATGAAATCGACGGCCAGCTGCTGCGCAACTGGGAACGAATTATCGTTCAGGGCAGCTCGAAAATCGACTTTTTCGGCAGCCTGGATGTAGGAGGCGGTCGCGCCAGTGACGGTCAACAACTGGGCCTGGATATCTGGTTTGGCGGCGTGGTGGAATTTGTGCCTCGCACCTTCAATATCCGCGGCGACGTCATCAATGCCGGCACCTTGTGGCTGAACGACAACCGCATTAATCAAGTAAATATTGCCAGCCACGATAGCGGACGTTTCGGCAACTACACCGGGCGCAACGGCAGATTGTGGATGGAAACAACGTTTGGAGATGACAGCAGCCCCTCAGATCTGTTGACCATCGCAGGAGATGCAGCAGGCACAACGTTCGTGCGCATCTACAACCTGGACGGCGATGGTGGAGAAACCCACGGCGACGGGATAAAAGTGATCGACATCGCCGGAAAATCACCGGCCAATGCGTTTATTCTCGACGGCGACTACATGGGCTACGACGGACGCCCCGCCACCGTTGGCGGCGCCTACGGCTATACCCTGCACCACGGCGGTCTCGATAATCCTGACGACGGCAACTGGTATCTGCGCTCTACGTTACCCGACCCGTTTGGCGGCGGTGAAAAACGGATACCGCGCTGGCAGCCGGGCGCGGTGCTCTACGAAACCTATGCCCAGGCCATTCGATTAATGAGTCAGCCGGAGTCCCTGCGCCAACGAGTGGGTAACCGGTTCTGGGCAGGTAGCAGCCACAATGACCGCGGGGAGTGCTGCTACACCAATGCGGTAGAAAAGACCATTGATGGTGGAGGCCTGTGGTTGCGTACCCGGGGGCACTACTACGATGTTGAGCCGGAACATTCCACGGCCAATGCGAAATGGCAGCAGGATTTCGGACTGGTACAGATCGGCTCCGACTTTTCCGTCGATCCCGCGGTTTATGGTGGCCGGCTGATTTTTGGGGTTTCCGCCCGCTACGGCTACGGCAATACCGAGCTGGACAGTTTCTTTGGCCACGGGAAAATTCGCACCGATAACTGGGGCGTTGGCAGCAGCCTCACCTGGTATGGCCACCAGGGGACCTATGCCGATTTGCAAATGCAGTTCAACTGGTTCGACTCGGAGCTTTATTCCCACGAGCTCTACTATCTCGGCCACGGCAACGACGCGGTGGCCTTCTCCTTCTCTGCCGAGGCCGGCCACAGTATCAAGCTGTGTGATTACTACTCACTTACACCACAGGTGCAGCTGACCTTTAACGCCGAAGAAATCGACGATAACTACGATCAGTACGGTGTTTTCATGAAGGACACCAAGAACCGGGGCGGGTCCGCCCGTTTTGGCCTCGCGTTTGAACAGCGCGCCAGTCGACGAAAATCTTTCGCCAACATGTATGGCGTCCTCCCGCTGGAGCGTATCGGGCTCTATGCCATCGCCAATGCCCATTATTATTTTGATGATGAAACCGAAGTAAAAGTCTCCCATACCCCGCTCTACCAGGCGCGGGACGACTGGTGGGGGCAGCTTGGTGTTGGGGTAACCTATGACGAGTGCGGTGATCGCTGTTCGTTTTATGCGGAAGCCGATTACAGCACCAGTCTGAGTAACTTCGGTGACAGCTACGGGGCCAGCCTGACGGTCGGCTTTCGCTTCAAGTGGTAG
- a CDS encoding OmpW/AlkL family protein — protein sequence MNKAAGLSAVLALALSLITTPSARAQIQASDIDLTRFYLRLGVSFVYPDDDATSLKYYLLQDWELYRTHWEVEEDTTWNISAVWRPLPYAGLELLYINGADHSLTVENFRAYPGRDFIKFGRFASSSANLFVNWYMLDDDCLAQPYLGIGVNYSDFYDDALNSDFQHYLQDSGISTGPAKFGMGHSWGASAQLGIDWRLGRGRASSWMINASVMYTDANTDGVVTYPISPGYDRLYSDFETNPWTLNLGVTYEF from the coding sequence ATGAATAAAGCCGCCGGCTTGAGCGCTGTACTGGCGCTGGCACTTTCTCTCATTACCACCCCCTCAGCCAGAGCACAGATTCAGGCTTCCGACATAGATCTGACACGTTTTTACTTACGGCTCGGAGTCAGTTTCGTTTACCCCGACGATGACGCGACATCTCTGAAGTATTACCTGCTGCAGGATTGGGAGCTCTATCGCACCCATTGGGAGGTTGAGGAAGACACTACCTGGAATATCTCCGCCGTTTGGCGACCACTGCCTTACGCAGGGTTGGAGCTGCTTTATATAAACGGTGCCGATCACTCTTTGACGGTTGAGAATTTTCGCGCTTACCCCGGGCGGGATTTTATTAAATTTGGTCGCTTTGCCAGCTCTTCCGCCAACCTGTTCGTGAACTGGTACATGCTGGACGACGACTGTCTCGCGCAGCCCTACCTGGGAATTGGCGTCAATTACTCAGACTTTTACGACGATGCCCTGAACTCCGACTTCCAGCATTACCTGCAGGATAGCGGCATCTCTACCGGCCCCGCCAAATTCGGTATGGGTCACTCCTGGGGTGCAAGCGCCCAACTGGGCATAGACTGGCGCCTGGGCCGTGGACGCGCCAGCTCCTGGATGATCAACGCCTCAGTGATGTATACCGATGCCAATACCGATGGTGTGGTGACCTATCCCATCTCTCCCGGCTACGACCGCCTGTATTCCGATTTCGAGACCAACCCCTGGACCCTGAATCTGGGTGTTACCTATGAGTTCTGA
- a CDS encoding OsmC family protein has protein sequence MNSQTPTVVTVEEKGDGKFTQTMTSGPHHLIADEPESVGGENLGPGPYEYLLMGLGACTSMTIRMYAERKNIPLERVRVILSHQKVHVEDCESCESKKGKIDEIVREVTLEGALTGEQREQLLDIANRCPVHRTLTSVIQVRTRLSSS, from the coding sequence GTGAATAGTCAAACCCCAACGGTGGTAACAGTAGAGGAAAAAGGTGACGGTAAATTCACCCAAACAATGACCTCTGGTCCTCACCATCTGATTGCCGATGAGCCGGAGAGTGTCGGCGGAGAGAATCTCGGTCCGGGCCCCTACGAGTATTTACTGATGGGGCTGGGCGCCTGCACCAGTATGACGATCCGGATGTATGCAGAACGAAAAAATATACCGCTAGAGCGGGTCCGGGTAATTCTCTCTCATCAGAAGGTACACGTGGAAGACTGTGAGAGTTGTGAATCGAAGAAGGGGAAAATTGATGAAATAGTCAGGGAAGTGACGCTTGAGGGAGCACTCACCGGTGAGCAACGCGAGCAGCTGCTGGATATAGCCAACCGCTGCCCGGTGCATCGTACGCTGACATCGGTGATACAGGTGCGCACACGGCTATCCTCATCTTGA
- a CDS encoding class I SAM-dependent methyltransferase codes for MTNLRLRYQTVEFGKTDIHLCTLRNKQEFHDPSGIAEKLGISSASWPIFGVVWPSSMVLAHYICDYETGSKRILEVGCGMALSSLLLNKQCADITATDYHPEVNVFLQRNALLNEGKPIAFEQVDWADSNDTLGLFDLIIGSDLLYEDEHIELLATFIENHAKPSCEVIIVDPGRGRKNKLTALMQNYGFTSEHRKPEHTDYLDGVFKGYILKFTR; via the coding sequence ATGACAAATCTCCGATTGCGATACCAGACCGTTGAGTTCGGTAAAACTGACATCCACCTTTGCACGTTGCGCAACAAGCAGGAGTTTCACGACCCGTCGGGCATCGCCGAGAAGCTCGGTATATCGTCTGCGTCCTGGCCAATATTCGGCGTGGTCTGGCCCTCCAGCATGGTTCTTGCTCACTACATCTGTGATTACGAAACCGGCTCGAAACGCATCCTTGAAGTCGGGTGTGGCATGGCCCTTTCAAGCCTCCTCCTGAACAAACAGTGTGCTGATATTACCGCGACGGATTATCACCCTGAAGTAAATGTGTTCCTGCAAAGAAATGCGCTACTTAATGAGGGTAAGCCCATTGCTTTTGAACAGGTCGACTGGGCGGATAGTAACGATACGCTCGGTTTATTTGATCTGATTATTGGTAGTGATCTGCTATATGAAGATGAGCATATCGAGCTGTTGGCCACCTTTATTGAAAATCACGCAAAGCCGAGCTGTGAAGTGATTATTGTTGATCCGGGTCGGGGGCGGAAAAACAAATTGACGGCGCTCATGCAGAACTACGGTTTTACATCCGAACACCGGAAACCCGAACACACCGATTATCTTGATGGTGTCTTCAAGGGGTATATCCTGAAGTTTACGCGCTGA
- the rnr gene encoding ribonuclease R, producing the protein MRKSPIAAFNPQDAEKYSNPIPAREFIMSLLENNKKKLDREQLAKVLELSEDGEKEALRRRLRAMERDGQILFDRRDGYSLVKPEDLISGRVIGHPDGFGFLTSDESEEDLFLSDNEMLTVFDGDRVQARISGSDRRGRKTGVIVNVLERNTTQLVGRLQCDDGDYFLKPENSRIAHEIDLDRDQLMGAEVGQYISVEITDYPNRRYNASARVTEVLGNAMGPGMEIDVAIRSHDIPHDWPKDALRAAKQLGSEVPEADKHHRADLRHLPFVTIDGEDAKDFDDAVYCEKGKSGSWRLYVAIADVSHYVEPDSALDQEAQIRATSVYFPGRVVPMLPESLSNGLCSLNPRVDRLVMVCEMTIDKSGKMTGYTFSEGVIHSHARLTYNQVNAFITAPDSSLGQKTARQLKDTAPHIHALHQLYAVLKKARKKRGAMDFERPEVKFEFTEGRKIERIVPVIRNDAHKMIEEFMLSANVATADFLEKQKMPALFRVHDGPRDKKLTALRAFLGEKGLKLAGGNKPSPVHYDQLMSSIEHRPDAQTIRTMMLRSLSQAEYSPQNRGHFGLVYSAYAHFTSPIRRYPDLLVHRAIRSVIRQPQARNPVRRALKFVLGAGSAPVQRFHSAETLPQGKSYPYDKTGMQALAVHCSNASRRADKASWDVEAWLKCEYMQDFVGDTFEGLVSSVTGFGLFIEINDIQVEGLVHISALKKDYYHFDAAKQRLIGERGNSSFAIGDTIKVRVVRVDMERRKIELSLAN; encoded by the coding sequence ATGAGAAAATCCCCAATAGCTGCGTTTAATCCGCAGGACGCTGAAAAATACAGCAACCCTATTCCCGCACGCGAGTTCATTATGAGCTTGCTTGAAAATAACAAAAAGAAGCTGGATCGCGAGCAGCTGGCTAAAGTTCTGGAACTCTCCGAAGACGGAGAAAAAGAAGCATTGCGCCGTCGATTGCGCGCCATGGAGCGCGATGGACAGATCCTGTTCGATCGTCGCGATGGCTACAGCCTGGTAAAACCCGAAGACCTGATAAGCGGACGAGTGATTGGTCACCCGGATGGCTTCGGCTTCCTGACCAGCGACGAGTCTGAAGAAGACCTGTTTTTATCCGACAACGAGATGCTGACCGTGTTTGACGGTGACCGCGTGCAGGCCCGCATCAGCGGCAGTGACCGCCGCGGTCGTAAAACCGGCGTTATTGTCAATGTACTCGAACGCAATACCACCCAACTGGTAGGACGCTTACAGTGTGACGACGGCGACTATTTCCTCAAGCCGGAAAACAGCCGTATTGCCCATGAAATTGATCTTGATCGAGACCAGCTAATGGGCGCCGAGGTCGGACAGTATATTTCCGTGGAAATCACCGATTACCCGAATCGCCGCTACAATGCCTCCGCACGGGTGACCGAGGTACTGGGCAATGCCATGGGCCCCGGAATGGAGATCGATGTAGCGATCCGCAGCCACGATATCCCCCACGACTGGCCAAAGGATGCTTTGCGCGCGGCGAAACAGCTGGGCAGCGAAGTACCCGAGGCGGACAAGCACCATCGTGCCGACCTGAGACATCTTCCGTTTGTCACCATCGATGGTGAAGATGCCAAAGATTTCGACGATGCCGTCTACTGTGAAAAAGGGAAATCCGGCAGCTGGCGTTTGTATGTGGCCATTGCGGATGTGTCCCACTATGTTGAACCGGACAGTGCGCTCGACCAGGAAGCGCAAATACGTGCTACCTCCGTCTACTTTCCCGGTCGCGTAGTGCCTATGCTGCCGGAGTCCTTGTCGAATGGACTCTGCTCGCTCAATCCGCGGGTAGACCGACTGGTGATGGTCTGCGAAATGACAATCGACAAGTCCGGGAAAATGACCGGTTACACCTTTTCCGAAGGCGTCATCCATTCCCATGCGCGCCTCACCTACAACCAGGTGAACGCTTTCATCACCGCCCCTGACTCATCTCTGGGACAGAAAACCGCTCGGCAGCTGAAAGATACGGCACCGCATATACACGCCCTGCACCAGCTGTACGCGGTACTGAAGAAAGCCCGGAAAAAACGCGGTGCGATGGATTTTGAAAGGCCGGAAGTCAAATTCGAATTCACTGAAGGCCGCAAGATAGAGCGGATTGTCCCGGTCATACGCAACGACGCGCATAAAATGATTGAGGAGTTCATGCTGAGTGCCAATGTGGCAACGGCCGACTTCCTCGAAAAACAGAAGATGCCGGCGCTGTTTCGTGTGCATGACGGACCGCGGGATAAAAAATTGACCGCGTTGCGCGCTTTCCTTGGCGAAAAAGGTCTCAAGCTGGCGGGCGGTAACAAACCGTCGCCCGTACATTACGACCAGCTGATGAGCAGTATTGAACACCGTCCCGATGCGCAAACCATCCGCACCATGATGCTGCGATCACTGAGCCAGGCTGAGTACAGCCCGCAGAATCGCGGCCACTTTGGGCTGGTGTACTCCGCTTACGCGCACTTTACCTCGCCCATTCGCCGCTATCCGGATCTGCTGGTGCACAGAGCCATTCGCTCAGTGATCCGCCAGCCCCAAGCGCGCAACCCTGTGCGCCGCGCGTTAAAGTTTGTCCTCGGCGCAGGCAGCGCACCAGTGCAGCGTTTCCACAGTGCAGAAACGCTCCCCCAGGGAAAAAGTTATCCCTATGACAAAACGGGAATGCAGGCTCTGGCCGTGCACTGCTCAAACGCCTCGCGCCGCGCCGATAAGGCGAGCTGGGATGTAGAAGCCTGGTTGAAGTGTGAGTATATGCAGGATTTTGTCGGCGATACTTTTGAAGGGCTTGTCAGTAGTGTTACGGGCTTTGGCTTGTTTATCGAAATCAATGACATTCAGGTTGAAGGTCTGGTGCATATATCGGCGCTAAAAAAGGACTATTACCACTTTGATGCCGCCAAGCAACGTCTGATCGGCGAGCGTGGCAATAGTAGTTTTGCCATTGGCGATACCATCAAAGTGCGTGTTGTACGTGTCGATATGGAACGACGGAAAATAGAACTTTCCCTCGCCAACTAG
- a CDS encoding cold-shock protein produces the protein MSNTTTGTVKWFNESKGFGFIEQKSGPDVFAHFSAIASSGFKTLNEGQAVEFTVTQGPKGPQAENIVCA, from the coding sequence ATGTCAAACACTACTACCGGCACTGTTAAGTGGTTTAACGAATCCAAAGGCTTTGGCTTTATTGAACAGAAATCTGGTCCTGACGTGTTCGCGCACTTCAGCGCCATTGCAAGCTCAGGATTCAAAACCCTGAACGAAGGCCAGGCCGTTGAGTTCACCGTGACTCAAGGCCCGAAAGGCCCGCAAGCTGAAAATATCGTTTGCGCGTGA
- a CDS encoding LysR family transcriptional regulator, translating into MKENLNELSAFMVVAKEQSFTRAASKLATSQSAISQTVKNLEQRLGIKLLSRTTRSVTPTEAGERLMALIGPALEQINAGLNQMSALKDKPAGTIRITADEYAVSAVLWPKIREFLYQYPDIKIELSTDYGLVDIVEGRYDAGVRRGGLVAKDMIAVPISDEIKMMVVASPRYLERRGIPKKPQELATRHDCINLRLPTHGGLWPWSFREKGREVKIRGEGQLVFNSINSVLEAALAGYGLAYVPESMAEPYIKEGELAEVLAGYNMVHPGYYLYYTSRLQSSPAFSLLLEALR; encoded by the coding sequence ATGAAAGAAAACCTGAACGAACTGTCCGCCTTTATGGTGGTAGCAAAGGAACAGAGCTTCACCCGGGCGGCCAGCAAGCTGGCAACCTCGCAGTCGGCCATCAGCCAAACAGTGAAGAACCTGGAGCAACGTCTCGGCATCAAACTGCTATCCCGCACTACCCGCAGCGTCACCCCGACGGAGGCGGGTGAACGCCTGATGGCCCTGATCGGACCAGCGCTTGAGCAGATCAATGCCGGGCTGAACCAGATGAGCGCCCTGAAGGACAAGCCCGCGGGTACCATTCGCATCACGGCAGACGAATACGCCGTCAGCGCAGTGCTGTGGCCCAAGATCAGGGAATTTTTGTACCAGTACCCCGACATCAAGATCGAGCTCAGTACGGACTATGGCCTGGTGGACATTGTGGAAGGGCGTTATGACGCAGGGGTCAGACGGGGTGGATTGGTAGCCAAGGATATGATTGCCGTGCCCATCAGTGATGAGATCAAGATGATGGTGGTGGCTTCCCCCCGTTACCTGGAGCGTCGCGGTATACCGAAGAAGCCGCAGGAGCTGGCCACCCGACACGATTGTATCAATCTGCGGTTACCCACCCACGGTGGCCTTTGGCCATGGAGTTTCAGAGAGAAGGGACGGGAAGTGAAGATCAGGGGAGAGGGGCAGCTGGTTTTCAACAGTATCAACAGTGTGCTGGAAGCCGCCCTGGCGGGGTACGGCCTGGCCTATGTGCCCGAAAGCATGGCAGAGCCTTATATCAAAGAAGGCGAACTGGCGGAAGTGCTGGCGGGCTACAACATGGTACATCCCGGCTATTACCTCTATTACACCAGCCGTCTGCAATCGTCCCCGGCCTTTTCACTGTTGCTGGAGGCCCTGCGATAG
- a CDS encoding alpha/beta hydrolase, translated as METVTFKNRTWDVAATLRLPEGFDANKQYAAIVCAHPISSCKEQTSGAVYGEALTRAGFITLAFDASTQGASGGEPRFSEDPATRIEDFRCAVDYLVTLPYVDADRIGVLGVCGGGGYAVSAAMTERRFKAVATVVGANYGRLMREGDMTPDAALRTLDAIAEQRTAEARGAEPLITGYIPNSEAEREAAGIDDIDIKEAVDYYTTSRGQQPGSPNKLRVTSTAAAVGWDAFHLAEVLLTQPLHVVIGSVPGGFGSYRDGFELYNRARSGQKTLQIVDGASHYDLYDKPEATAKALEQVVPFFRNHLDA; from the coding sequence ATGGAAACCGTCACTTTCAAAAATCGCACCTGGGATGTGGCTGCCACTCTACGACTGCCCGAGGGCTTTGATGCGAACAAGCAATACGCGGCGATCGTTTGCGCCCACCCGATCAGCAGCTGCAAAGAGCAGACCTCCGGCGCCGTCTATGGTGAGGCACTGACACGGGCCGGCTTCATCACCCTGGCATTCGACGCCTCCACCCAGGGGGCCAGCGGCGGCGAGCCACGCTTCAGCGAAGATCCCGCTACCCGTATTGAAGACTTCCGCTGCGCGGTGGACTACCTGGTGACCCTGCCCTACGTGGATGCTGATCGCATCGGCGTGCTGGGTGTGTGTGGCGGTGGTGGCTATGCCGTCAGCGCCGCCATGACCGAGCGCCGCTTCAAGGCCGTGGCCACCGTGGTTGGGGCTAATTACGGCCGCCTGATGCGCGAGGGAGATATGACACCTGACGCGGCGTTGAGGACTCTGGATGCCATTGCCGAGCAGCGCACCGCCGAAGCTCGGGGAGCTGAGCCACTGATCACGGGATATATTCCCAATTCCGAAGCTGAGCGCGAGGCAGCCGGTATCGACGATATTGATATCAAAGAGGCCGTAGACTACTACACCACGTCACGTGGTCAGCAGCCGGGCTCCCCAAACAAGCTTCGCGTGACGAGCACGGCCGCCGCTGTGGGTTGGGATGCTTTCCACCTTGCGGAAGTGTTGCTTACCCAACCGCTGCATGTGGTCATCGGCAGTGTACCTGGCGGATTCGGCTCCTACCGGGACGGTTTCGAACTCTACAACCGCGCCCGCTCCGGCCAGAAAACCCTGCAGATCGTGGACGGCGCAAGCCATTACGACCTGTACGACAAGCCTGAAGCCACTGCCAAGGCGCTGGAGCAGGTGGTGCCCTTTTTCAGAAATCACCTGGACGCCTGA
- the rlmD gene encoding 23S rRNA (uracil(1939)-C(5))-methyltransferase RlmD: MIRKPGRRPGPPRRPGLARSQSTQRTTQSPVVQIDKLSHEVRGIARYPVDGKNKTLFVDNALPGEEVKVKITASRARFDEGIASEIIQPSADRRTPPCPHFEHCGGCAIQYMDPAAQIAAKQQILLDQLQRFAHATPEQVLPPLTGDNFGYRRRARLGVRFVKQAGSRKPQLVLGFREKRSNNLVDITECGVLPADFSAQIPALHQLVDSCTGRKQISHIEVAIGDDATALVVRHLQPLSEEDRQRLLDYVKTRDYHLYLQDDSGASTVWPEQGAERLAYGLADFGLTLQFHPQDFIQVNFDINRQMVSRAIELLDPQADERVLDLFCGLGNFTLPLATRAAEVVGVEGAKVLTERGRENAAHNNLDNIHFQAADLTADFTRSPWARGGFDKILLDPPRTGALEVVRNIATFGARRIVYVSCNPATLARDTAELIQRGYRLSKAGVMDMFPHTTHVESIALFEKT, from the coding sequence ATGATCAGAAAGCCCGGCCGTCGGCCCGGACCACCACGCAGGCCGGGATTGGCTCGCAGCCAGTCCACACAGCGAACCACCCAGTCTCCGGTGGTGCAGATCGACAAGCTCAGCCACGAAGTGCGCGGCATCGCGCGCTATCCGGTGGACGGCAAAAACAAAACCCTGTTTGTGGATAACGCGCTGCCCGGCGAAGAGGTGAAAGTAAAGATCACCGCGAGCCGCGCCAGGTTCGACGAGGGCATTGCCAGCGAGATTATCCAGCCCTCCGCGGACCGCCGCACACCGCCCTGCCCCCACTTCGAACACTGCGGCGGCTGCGCCATCCAGTATATGGACCCGGCGGCACAGATCGCCGCCAAGCAACAGATCCTGCTCGATCAACTGCAGCGCTTTGCCCATGCCACACCGGAGCAGGTACTCCCGCCGCTGACGGGAGACAACTTCGGCTACCGTCGCCGCGCCCGTCTCGGTGTGCGTTTTGTGAAACAGGCCGGCAGCCGCAAACCGCAACTGGTGTTGGGGTTTCGGGAAAAGCGCTCCAACAACCTGGTGGATATCACTGAATGCGGGGTATTACCCGCGGACTTTTCCGCGCAAATCCCCGCGTTGCATCAGCTGGTCGACAGCTGCACCGGGCGCAAACAGATCTCCCATATCGAAGTCGCCATTGGCGACGACGCCACCGCACTGGTGGTCCGCCATCTGCAGCCGCTGAGCGAGGAAGACCGACAGCGCCTGCTCGACTATGTAAAAACGCGCGACTACCACCTGTACCTGCAGGACGACAGCGGTGCCAGCACAGTCTGGCCCGAACAGGGTGCAGAGCGCCTCGCCTACGGGCTGGCGGATTTCGGTCTGACCCTACAGTTTCATCCTCAGGACTTTATCCAGGTCAACTTCGACATCAACCGGCAGATGGTCAGCCGCGCAATCGAGCTGCTGGACCCACAGGCGGATGAACGCGTACTGGATCTGTTCTGCGGCCTCGGCAATTTCACCCTGCCACTGGCCACCCGCGCCGCAGAGGTGGTGGGAGTAGAAGGCGCAAAAGTGCTGACCGAACGCGGGCGGGAGAACGCCGCGCACAACAACCTGGACAATATCCACTTCCAGGCCGCCGACCTCACTGCCGACTTCACCCGCAGCCCCTGGGCACGGGGTGGGTTCGATAAAATCCTGCTCGACCCGCCGCGCACCGGCGCACTGGAAGTGGTGCGCAATATCGCCACCTTCGGCGCCCGTCGCATCGTCTACGTCTCCTGCAACCCCGCCACCCTGGCGCGGGACACCGCGGAACTAATCCAGCGCGGCTACCGTCTAAGCAAAGCAGGCGTGATGGATATGTTCCCCCACACCACCCATGTGGAGTCCATCGCCCTGTTTGAGAAGACTTGA